The window TGAAATCCCCGCTCGCTTCATTGTTCTCCCTCCTTATCCAGTCTGGCTATGACCAGATCTACCATTTGATTTATCTTTCGCCTTCGCTGCTTCTCATCGAAAAAATCCGCGCCGAGATACTTGCCGTATAGATCTGGATCGACGACGATATGATGAAACGGAAGCATCAGCTGAAGGGCGATCACGTTCAAATCGGAAAGAGCGTAACCCTTGAATATCTCCTGCAAGAGCGGCAGAACCATTTGACAGGAGTTCCTGCAACCTTCTTTCAGCTCGCCGGCTATGGCGATCTTGCTCACGTTGTAGAACTTAAAAGCCGCGTCGGCAGTGGTAAGAAGTATCTCTCTCAACCTAGTCTCTGGATTGTTTTCGATGGCATCGCTCCGCTGGTACTGCCCGATGATCTCTCCCATCATTGACCCTACAACCTGACCTATGAGGTTTTCCTTCGACTGGAAATGGTAGTTGACCAGCGAA is drawn from Mesotoga infera and contains these coding sequences:
- a CDS encoding TetR/AcrR family transcriptional regulator, which codes for MPKEAYRLNAEEISTRERIFRATLELIREVKDAYGITTRQIGDRAGVNPSLVNYHFQSKENLIGQVVGSMMGEIIGQYQRSDAIENNPETRLREILLTTADAAFKFYNVSKIAIAGELKEGCRNSCQMVLPLLQEIFKGYALSDLNVIALQLMLPFHHIVVDPDLYGKYLGADFFDEKQRRRKINQMVDLVIARLDKEGEQ